GATACCTTTTCGATAAAATCGACTGGAAAAGCAACTGCATAGGCATACTTGGAGCCAGAGGGACAGGTAAAACCACACTCATGCTCCAGTATCTTAAATCTGTCTATGACGGCAGCATCAATGCACTCTACATTTCTGTAGACAACCCCAGGTTCCAGCAATCGCCTCTGCACGAGTTTGCAGCCGAATTTCATAAACAGGGCGGTGAATACCTTTTTCTCGATGAAGTTCACAAGTATCCTGAGTGGTCGAAACATATCAAGGCAATCATAGACACTCGACCGGAACTCAAAGTTGTCTTTTCAGGCTCAAGTCTGCTGCAAATGAACAAGCAAGATGCTGATCTAAGCAGACGTGCAACAGTTTATCATCTAGATGGATTGTCTTTTAGGGAATACCTTGCACTGGCACACGGCATAGACATTCCAGTTACAACTTATGACGACTTGATTCCTAATCATGTTACTATTGCAGGAGAACTTCATGCAAATATAGGGAAAACGCTGAAATACTTTCAGGAATATCTGCAAATAGGCTACTACCCATTCTCTTTGCAGGGCAAACAATCTTTTCAAATGAGACTCTCTAATACAATCAATGAAGTCCTTGAAACCGATATGGGCTTC
This window of the Denitrovibrio acetiphilus DSM 12809 genome carries:
- a CDS encoding ATP-binding protein; protein product: MFDFDIWFSEQALILKKLPEKHKRYLFDKIDWKSNCIGILGARGTGKTTLMLQYLKSVYDGSINALYISVDNPRFQQSPLHEFAAEFHKQGGEYLFLDEVHKYPEWSKHIKAIIDTRPELKVVFSGSSLLQMNKQDADLSRRATVYHLDGLSFREYLALAHGIDIPVTTYDDLIPNHVTIAGELHANIGKTLKYFQEYLQIGYYPFSLQGKQSFQMRLSNTINEVLETDMGFVCDIKYAKMHQLKKLLYMLATTPPYELKKTELSSATGIDRVTLNEYLIYLREAGLVNLVKPAGTGNKPIRKSEKLLLNNTNIQYAIANKIDIGTAREVFFINQLTNYFRMQDNFLPVTVEYATSGDYIADGTTFEIGGKKKSFDQIKDMNNSYVVSDDIEIGHGNRIPLWLFGMMY